In Leptospira ellinghausenii, the genomic stretch AAAAATTGATTCAGTGGATAAACGAATCGAAACAATTTTACAAGATCCTCACTACTCAATTTAGAAGTTAAATCTCCGTTCTTTAAATTTTTTGCCACTGCAAAACCCTTATACTTGAGGATTTCAATCATAGGATGATCTTTGGCAAAACCTCTTGGAACCGTTTTTACTTTCTCAGCATAAAATTGTTTTCCAAATGTTTCATAAAATTTTGGATCATTTATTATTTTCTGAAAGTTTTTTGAATCGTTTGCAATTCGGTTTCGGATTTTATATAACGATTGTGCATCTGGTTGGTAACAACCTCCACCTAACAAAGAACCATCTGGCTCTATATGAAGATAATATCCAGTTCCATCAATTTTTCGATTTCCTCCTTTCATAAAAATCCCAAAGTGAGTTTTATAGGGACTTTTATCCTTGGAAAAACGTACATCTTTATAGATCCGAAAGATACAAGATTTTGGATCCACTCCTTTCACTGAACTATCAAACTTTTCTATTCTTGATAACAATGCAGCAGTGAAGGACAATAATTCTTTTTGGATTTCTTCAAATCTTGGTTTGTTCTCTAAAAACCAATCTCTCTGATTATTATTTTTGAGATCCGATAAAAATTTAAAAACCTCATTACTTAACTTCATATCAATTAATCAAATCCCTTACATTTTTTAGTACCATTAAATGATTTCCAATCAATAACCCAAAACAAAAACAGTATTCTAGTTTATCCAAAGGAAAGAATATCCCTGTATCAGTTCAAGCAAATCATAGTTCACTGTTGAAAACAAAAAATACGAGTAGTATTCCCATACAATAAATTTCCTCGATTCACCTTAGTCAATGGAGTTCCATGATTGGTAAAATACCTCCCAACTTGACCTTGCCTTTTCAAAGTTGGAGCATCACATCCATCTGCATTGAAAGCTGTCCGAAGAGCCACTTATATTTCCATATGGCCTGCCAGTTTCTCATTAGTGATCATGTTGTACCAATTGGCGCTCCCAATCTAGCGAATTCACAAAATTGTAGGTAAAAGGGATGGGCTACTCCGGGGTGCGCTTTCGCTTCCGTCTGCCGTGTGGCAGACCAAGCCCTACGTATCCCGAGCGCTAGAAAACATTACAATAAAAGAACCAATTCTCAAATTTTGTATTGATTCTACTTCTTAATATACAAAATCCCTAATTTAACAATTCGCAATCCAGACTTACTATGATTAAAAATTTACAATAATTGTATGATTTCATAAATTAGTTTTGACATATTCTTTCGTTATGCGGTTTATACCAATCAAGCGTTAGGAGGACAAATTGAGAATTAAATACGCATTCATT encodes the following:
- a CDS encoding DUF2461 domain-containing protein; translated protein: MKLSNEVFKFLSDLKNNNQRDWFLENKPRFEEIQKELLSFTAALLSRIEKFDSSVKGVDPKSCIFRIYKDVRFSKDKSPYKTHFGIFMKGGNRKIDGTGYYLHIEPDGSLLGGGCYQPDAQSLYKIRNRIANDSKNFQKIINDPKFYETFGKQFYAEKVKTVPRGFAKDHPMIEILKYKGFAVAKNLKNGDLTSKLSSEDLVKLFRFVYPLNQFLDQAMNRK